A window from Engraulis encrasicolus isolate BLACKSEA-1 chromosome 13, IST_EnEncr_1.0, whole genome shotgun sequence encodes these proteins:
- the LOC134461059 gene encoding interferon-induced GTP-binding protein Mx-like isoform X2, translating into MMQEESSCLSQHYEEQVRPCIDLVDSLRSLGVEQDLALPAIAVIGDQSSGKSSVLEALSGVALPRGTGIVTRCPLVLKLKSVSAVGTSWRGVLSYQKQKTEKITVELSDPAEVGNAIIKAQNALAEGKDISHEMINLEIHGTNVPDLTLIDLPGIARVATGNQSHDIEEKIKTLIQKFIKKQETINLVVVPANVDIATTEALKMAKTVDPDGQRSLGILTKPDLVDKGAEEGVVNTLRNEVIPLKKGYMVVKCRGQLDINDNMTLTKALDKERKFFTDHTHFNIFLDEGRASIPHLSERLTRELVSHINKITRFNKALTDIVRAEEDTSDYQPRVFSQIRNQFNVWKQILDKKATELRQHLCDEVVQFRSQRGKELPGFVSYRTFEGIVKRHVEELEEPAKELLQNTTEIISTAVNNTSKSFFEAFPNLLRAAKDPLEDLKDQEYEKAEERLTSQFKMERIIYSQDGLYSRQLQTVKSKINMKASIDADISEMTYHLLAYFTITSERLANQVPLVVQYHMLEEYTTRVGMAMMSLIKHKDADSFIQENSHIAKKRNYLLGRMERLRKARRLLAKSVPTI; encoded by the exons ATGATGCAGGAGGAGAGCAGCTGTCTGTCCCAGCACTATGAGGAACAGGTGCGGCCTTGCATTGACCTGGTGGACTCCCTGAGATCTCTGGGAGTGGAGCAGGACCTGGCTCTGCCTGCCATCGCTGTCATAGGCGACCAGAGCTCAGGGAAGAGCTCAGTGCTGGAGGCCCTCTCTGGGGTGGCACTGCCCAGGGGCACAG GCATCGTTACGCGCTGTCCACTGGTGCTAAAGCTGAAGAGTGTCAGTGCTGTTGGCACGTCTTGGCGTGGAGTGCTGTCGTACcagaaacagaaaacagaaaaaatcaCAGTGGAGCTCAGTGACCCTGCAGAAGTTGGCAATGCTATCATCAAag CCCAGAATGCTCTCGCAGAGGGGAAAGACATCAGCCATGAGATGATCAACCTGGAGATCCATGGGACCAACGTTCCTGATCTGACTCTTATCGATCTGCCAGGCATCGCTAGAGTTGCCACGGGCAACCAGTCACATGACATCGAAGAAAAG ATTAAGACACTGATACAGAAATTCATCAAAAAGCAAGAGACCATTAATTTGGTTGTGGTACCGGCAAATGTTGACATCGCCACCACTGAGGCTCTGAAGATGGCTAAAACAGTGGACCCAGATGGGCAAAGATCTCTGG GCATCCTGACAAAACCAGACCTGGTGGACAAAGGTGCAGAGGAGGGCGTAGTGAACACTCTCAGAAACGAAGTCATCCCACTCAAGAAAGGATACATGGTGGTGAAGTGTCGAGGCCAACTGGACATCAATGACAACATGACTCTGACCAAAGCCCTGGACAAAGAGAGGAAGTTTTTCACGGATCACACCCACTTCAA TATTTTCCTAGATGAAGGAAGAGCCTCAATTCCCCATCTGTCAGAAAGATTAACCAGGGAGTTGGTATCTCACATCAAT AAAATTACCAGATTCAACAAGGCTCTCACCGACATAGTCAGGGCAGAGGAGGATACCAGTGACTATCAGCCTCGCGTTTTCAGCCAAATCCGAAATCAGTTCAATGTTTGGAAGCAAATACTGGACAAGAAAGCCACAGAGT TAAGGCAGCATTTGTGTGATGAGGTGGTTCAATTCAGATCACAGAGGGGAAAAGAGCTGCCTGGTTTCGTGAGCTACAGAACGTTCGAGGGCATAGTGAAACGACATGTGGAGGAACTGGAGGAGCCAGCCAAAGAGCTTCTTCAAAATACTACTG AGATCATTTCCACTGCTGTGAACAATACCAGCAAGAGCTTCTTTGAGGCGTTTCCCAATCTGCTGAGGGCTGCCAAGGATCCTTTGGAGGACCTGAAAGATCAGGAGTAtgagaaggcagaggagagacTGACGTCACAGTTCAAGATGGAGAGAATCATCTACTCCCAAGACGGCCTTTACAGTCGCCAGTTACAAACTGTGAAGTCCAAAATTAATATGAAGGCGTCCATCGATGCTGACATTTCTGAGATGACCTATCATCTTCTTGCCTACTTCACA ATCACGTCAGAGCGCCTAGCCAATCAGGTGCCCCTGGTTGTGCAGTACCACATGCTGGAAGAGTACACCACCAGGGTAGGCATGGCCATGATGAGCCTGATAAAGCATAAGGACGCCGACAGCTTCATCCAAGAGAATTCTCACATTGCCAAGAAGAGGAATTATCTGCTGGGCAGAATGGAACGTCTCAGGAAGGCACGCCGGCTTCTGGCCAAGTCTGTGCCCACTATTTAG
- the LOC134461059 gene encoding interferon-induced GTP-binding protein Mx-like isoform X1 yields MMQEESSCLSQHYEEQVRPCIDLVDSLRSLGVEQDLALPAIAVIGDQSSGKSSVLEALSGVALPRGTGIVTRCPLVLKLKSVSAVGTSWRGVLSYQKQKTEKITVELSDPAEVGNAIIKAQNALAEGKDISHEMINLEIHGTNVPDLTLIDLPGIARVATGNQSHDIEEKIKTLIQKFIKKQETINLVVVPANVDIATTEALKMAKTVDPDGQRSLGILTKPDLVDKGAEEGVVNTLRNEVIPLKKGYMVVKCRGQLDINDNMTLTKALDKERKFFTDHTHFNIFLDEGRASIPHLSERLTRELVSHINRSLPKLEKQVKDKLEKTSVELKHLGQGVPQDEAERHLFLVEKITRFNKALTDIVRAEEDTSDYQPRVFSQIRNQFNVWKQILDKKATELRQHLCDEVVQFRSQRGKELPGFVSYRTFEGIVKRHVEELEEPAKELLQNTTEIISTAVNNTSKSFFEAFPNLLRAAKDPLEDLKDQEYEKAEERLTSQFKMERIIYSQDGLYSRQLQTVKSKINMKASIDADISEMTYHLLAYFTITSERLANQVPLVVQYHMLEEYTTRVGMAMMSLIKHKDADSFIQENSHIAKKRNYLLGRMERLRKARRLLAKSVPTI; encoded by the exons ATGATGCAGGAGGAGAGCAGCTGTCTGTCCCAGCACTATGAGGAACAGGTGCGGCCTTGCATTGACCTGGTGGACTCCCTGAGATCTCTGGGAGTGGAGCAGGACCTGGCTCTGCCTGCCATCGCTGTCATAGGCGACCAGAGCTCAGGGAAGAGCTCAGTGCTGGAGGCCCTCTCTGGGGTGGCACTGCCCAGGGGCACAG GCATCGTTACGCGCTGTCCACTGGTGCTAAAGCTGAAGAGTGTCAGTGCTGTTGGCACGTCTTGGCGTGGAGTGCTGTCGTACcagaaacagaaaacagaaaaaatcaCAGTGGAGCTCAGTGACCCTGCAGAAGTTGGCAATGCTATCATCAAag CCCAGAATGCTCTCGCAGAGGGGAAAGACATCAGCCATGAGATGATCAACCTGGAGATCCATGGGACCAACGTTCCTGATCTGACTCTTATCGATCTGCCAGGCATCGCTAGAGTTGCCACGGGCAACCAGTCACATGACATCGAAGAAAAG ATTAAGACACTGATACAGAAATTCATCAAAAAGCAAGAGACCATTAATTTGGTTGTGGTACCGGCAAATGTTGACATCGCCACCACTGAGGCTCTGAAGATGGCTAAAACAGTGGACCCAGATGGGCAAAGATCTCTGG GCATCCTGACAAAACCAGACCTGGTGGACAAAGGTGCAGAGGAGGGCGTAGTGAACACTCTCAGAAACGAAGTCATCCCACTCAAGAAAGGATACATGGTGGTGAAGTGTCGAGGCCAACTGGACATCAATGACAACATGACTCTGACCAAAGCCCTGGACAAAGAGAGGAAGTTTTTCACGGATCACACCCACTTCAA TATTTTCCTAGATGAAGGAAGAGCCTCAATTCCCCATCTGTCAGAAAGATTAACCAGGGAGTTGGTATCTCACATCAAT AGATCCCTTCCCAAATTAGAGAAACAGGTGAAAGACAAACTGGAGAAGACGTCTGTAGAGCTGAAACATCTGGGACAAGGAGTGCCTCAAGACGAAGCTGAACGGCATCTCTTCCTTGTCGAA AAAATTACCAGATTCAACAAGGCTCTCACCGACATAGTCAGGGCAGAGGAGGATACCAGTGACTATCAGCCTCGCGTTTTCAGCCAAATCCGAAATCAGTTCAATGTTTGGAAGCAAATACTGGACAAGAAAGCCACAGAGT TAAGGCAGCATTTGTGTGATGAGGTGGTTCAATTCAGATCACAGAGGGGAAAAGAGCTGCCTGGTTTCGTGAGCTACAGAACGTTCGAGGGCATAGTGAAACGACATGTGGAGGAACTGGAGGAGCCAGCCAAAGAGCTTCTTCAAAATACTACTG AGATCATTTCCACTGCTGTGAACAATACCAGCAAGAGCTTCTTTGAGGCGTTTCCCAATCTGCTGAGGGCTGCCAAGGATCCTTTGGAGGACCTGAAAGATCAGGAGTAtgagaaggcagaggagagacTGACGTCACAGTTCAAGATGGAGAGAATCATCTACTCCCAAGACGGCCTTTACAGTCGCCAGTTACAAACTGTGAAGTCCAAAATTAATATGAAGGCGTCCATCGATGCTGACATTTCTGAGATGACCTATCATCTTCTTGCCTACTTCACA ATCACGTCAGAGCGCCTAGCCAATCAGGTGCCCCTGGTTGTGCAGTACCACATGCTGGAAGAGTACACCACCAGGGTAGGCATGGCCATGATGAGCCTGATAAAGCATAAGGACGCCGACAGCTTCATCCAAGAGAATTCTCACATTGCCAAGAAGAGGAATTATCTGCTGGGCAGAATGGAACGTCTCAGGAAGGCACGCCGGCTTCTGGCCAAGTCTGTGCCCACTATTTAG